The Vicia villosa cultivar HV-30 ecotype Madison, WI unplaced genomic scaffold, Vvil1.0 ctg.000077F_1_1, whole genome shotgun sequence genome segment TaacaaaaaaggaggatgacCTAGAGCCTAGAGACGATTTTCTCCTGTCATCTCTTGCAATGTCCCATTTCTCTACTCTCCTGCCACCTCCCTTAACCCTATGCCATTGGTTCTCCATAAGAACAACACCGGAAGATAGGGAAAAAACACGCTGCAAAACCActcaaagaaagaaacaaaaaactAGAGAAAACGCGAAAACCGTTAATACGAGACCCAAAACCAAGGCCCTTAACCCTAAGGTTAGGAGTTTAAGCCGAAGATTTCAAATCTGTACCACAGAGTCTTCCATGTTTCTCAGAGTTTCAGAAAATTAGATATACTTTTTCCGTTTGTTGTAAGTTAATTAATTATCCTATATTATTAGTTTATGAATGATAGAATTGATTAGGTGGGTTGTTTATCTCAATTGAATGTATTAAAGGTTTTGGGGTTTGGTAATCTATAGGGTAGATTGGATTAATTTGATGAAATTGAATGATTATGGAATATACTTGATGTTAGATAACCCCAAAGCATGATAGAAATGTGTTATAGTATGAAATTTGACACTGTTTTGATGTTGTAAATGTTTTTGTGCGTTTTggtttgaatttggagaaggtgaGATGCTGTCAAAAGAGGATTCTTATGCTACTAGTACGTTGTAATCGATTACACTCAGAGTCTTAACCGATTACGTACAGTAGCGAAAAATAGCTTAAAATGAGGTTTTTGGGTCTGGTAACGGGTTACGCTCGGGGCCGTAACCGATTACAGGTTAAATTTGAGAATAGCAAATTGAGTTACGTCAGGTGTAATCGGTTACACTATTTTGGCAATCGGTTACACTGAAGCCTGtttgaaaaataattgatttttgttatgtgTAATCGGTTATGCcattttggtaaccggttacacttaAGCTTTTTTTGAAGAatagttttaaaatttgaaaattcataTTTTCCAAACCGCAAGTCCGTTTTAGACACCGTTTTGGGTGTTGAAAAGATAATCGAGTATTCTATCTAATAAATTGGTTTAACATGCAGTGGACCAATTTTATTTTGGAAATCTCGATTTAATCCGTTTATGGTGTGTTGTACATTATGTGCATTATTTGATGAAtatgacaatgtggtgatgttgtggCAACATAATCGTAATGTTAGTGTTGCGTTTGGTGTGAAATTGTGTATGATGTGATTGTTTTATTTGTGTTGAAGCGTGAATGCATTATACTCGGTGTTGCTTCGGTGAGTTATGTTGTGATGATATTATTCATCttgattggtgttgatgattagtatGCTAAATGtggtgcatgcattcataatcatatttgTGGCTGAATCCCGGTGGTGTTTGGATCAGTggaagctaattcccattgtgtggaattagtgatttGGCAGTGGCCATATCTCGGTGGTGTTTGGATCGGTGAGATGAATTAATCCCATAAGTTGGTACCAGATGCATAGTATCTCATTGCATTAGTATGTATGTTCATTATAACATGAGTGAATGAATTCTCCATCAGTTGAATTAGTGGATCATCCGATTGGAAATGATAACAAAATGCCATACCacctaatatatataatatatatatatatatatatatatatatatatatatatatatatatatatatatatatatatatatatatatatatatatatatatatatatataaaagaaaaacaaaaaattatgagccaataaaaataaaatctataaCTATTTGATATGAATAAGGTGCATCGAAGTCCAAAATTTGTTAGCTAAGTGATAAATCATTTCCATTGCGTTTTTAATTCCCCATATTATTCAAAAGATAATTAaaattagagaatttctttattgactcCCTTACCTTCTTGGTCACCCGTGACGAAAACCGCAAAATTAATGCTcctttatttcggaaatgcatttttgaagtcacttttttatgagaaaaaaggTGGTTTCGGAAATTCACTTCCGAAAACATGTTTTCTTTAATGAAAAAaactgatttcggaaatgtatatccgaaataatgtttttttccagaaaacaggtgaattcggaagtgcatctccgaattcaccctcctttgaagaattcggaaatgtacttccgaaataaggtctgatacagaagaaaaataacaaacaacaacgatttgatttatttaaaggaTAAAGATTACAAAGATCACATTACATAAAATTagagttacatattgttaaacacgggtaggtgaggatgagtcaacattttgataacgtcggcccccgatctttgaagtttcgcttCCCACTCGACCGGACCCTTCGAATAAAATCGGttgaaagttgtccacaaaaccgctaaatcctTGTCGTTCTTGACTTCAAATGGGGTTAATTGAACGTATCCCTCGTCGTTTAGcaatggcgagcggtactcaagcttgacaaccttccgattttcCGGATATTGCAATAGTGTGTTGAGCGACATtatcaattccgcaaacggcgtgtcgtgCGAGAAGCGGAATTGAAACGGCATCGGATAACaatggtgaagtagacgaatgttaggtgggggtaggtttgtgtcattggtgATTTGTGGTGTGATGAGGATGAAAAAgattgtgttgtatttatagacttattggaataaTAATGGACCAACAAACCttattggagaaaaatgatgaaatagtgaaggagggaaaatggtatatgaacacattatttcggaaatgcactacCGAAACAATAGCTGATTGTTAAAACCAacgtattttttgaaatttcatgcatttcggaaatgcatctccgaaaacaccaatttttttggagatttcggagatgcatttccgaagtctgaaaaaattaaaaaaaaatactttggagatacatctccgaaacagGGACAAGTTGAGAATTTCGCTGAGGTCACCCCATAGGAGGTCaataaataaattttcttaaaattaacATCTTCAACGATTTTGTATCATATAATGTTAATATTGATATATCTCAGTtacttattaaattatttaattttttatataaattgtttGCATAGATATTTAATAAACATAAGCTTTGAATTTAACAatgaatttgattaaaaaaatatttaaaaaaattacacaacTCATGTAAGATAACTTAAGAGTTACAGAAtttgattcttcatcttggtGTACGATCCTTGCACTTTAGCCCTAGAATCTATGTTTCAATTGAAAACAATTGAGAATTTACTGGGAAGGTTTGATTCTTGATTTACGAATCTACATGCAGATGTTCACATACAAGTGAAGAAGATATAAATTTAGTTGATAATTAAGATTATTAGTATTCCTAAAAAGACATAGATTTTATTCATTCTTAaaacaaaatacattaaaatacggaagaaaataaacaaaagcaACAAAACATAAATTAAACATTAGAGTGACCATGAAAACATAATGTCACTGGTTAATGTACTTTTATTCTGTGGACACAAAATTTTAAAGTTTGAGATTTAAGTCAAATTCCTCCACAGTTGATGAAGAAGATACATTGGACTCTACTAGAGGTTGATTTTCTCCAATAAAATCACGTGTTATTGGAAGATTAATAGAAGGAAATCGAGCATTGGAACTTCCTTCAGCACCCTCACCGGATGAATGAGTTTGATTCGCTTGACGAAAAAAATCCAATTCCACAATGTTTGGCCTTTGAAGAATTGGAATCACAGGAGTTTGATTTCCACCTAAATAATTATTCATCCTAAATTGTGGTATTGCAGGGGGTGACTTTGGCCTTGGCAATACAAATGGAGGTGGTGGAGAGGGTGTATTTGGCATATACATCCCTCCTCCGTAGCTACCGAATGGAAAACCAAGCCTAGAAGGCGTGGTGTTGTTCATATGAGTGCCAATTGGAGTGCCAATTGGTTGTTGCAAGTTGCCATGAAAATTGGAAGACCCTTGATAGCGACTAGGACGTGAATAAGGATAAGGGTTTGAATAAGTAAGTTCAAACCTTCGGGGGGAAACGATTGTCTCCTCCGTCCtttgttgtttagttttttttgaGTTACGTTCGCTCTTATGAGCGTTTTGGTGACCACCAAGAGCTTGCAAATTTGTGAACTTCTTGTCACAAAATTGACAGGGATATTCCTTCACTTCCTTAGGTAAAATTTCACCAATAACATTTTCGGATGAACTTGAACGTTCACCATTCTCCAACAGATTGGAAGTTGGCTTGGTGTTAATGTCAAGCTTTGGAGTCAATAAATCTTTATTCTGTTTTGGCTCCACCTCTTCAACCATTTTGCCCTTCTCTTGATCAGCTTGAGAGGTTGGTGCAATGTTTTTCGATTCCTTTCTCAGTTCTATCTCTGATTCTTCAATCATTTTGCGTTTCAAGCATTTGTCTTCAGTATTTCCAATAGAAATTCTTtcagacatttttttcaaaagaatcaAAGAAAAGATTTAGAGTTTTTCAATGAGAAAGCAAGTTTGTGTGGTATGATAATTGTAAGTGAAGAGTATTTATGCTTGGATGCCTATACAAGGAAAAAAAGCATGTAAGAAAAAACTTATGCTACGgtcaacaagaaagagaacttttATGGAAAATATACTATTTGTCAAGGTCAAGTTTCAGCAATAAATTGACTtgaattttttatcttttaagttTGATATATACTTATTTTAAATCCATAGACGAAATAAAAAATACAACCGTAAATTTACATTTAAAGTAAAATATCTTGAATTCAAGTTTGAGACAAAATGAAAAATATCTAACCTAACAATATTgatattatcattttaattttcaaataattACTGTCATAGTTAATTTAAACTATCGTCCTATTTATTGATCTATTAGAGCAAATTATGTAGTGAACAATAAGACAAACTTTATTTTTTGCATATGATTGTTACATAAATGAATTTATGACATGCAACAGCATATTTATTGATGCTACGTTTGCATTTTTAAGCATTTCatttggtgaattcttatctgcccaactcaaaaagttgggtaatgtTACCTCCTTTATAAAATGTATTGAAAACAACGTTTATATTTAGTattttaacaaataattaaatgtgttaaattaaatggaatcatgtgattggttggaggtacactacccaactttttgtgatgggtagagaagttgtcccctttcATTTTTGGGtttgtgatttatttttttaattttcacatGTTTTAGAACGAGTCTCTTAGTCAATCCGGTCATAAATTTTCTGTCAAagaaagtaaattattattacatAATATAGTTAATGTACTCCTAAATTAAATATGAGCTATATGCTATAATTTTAATCATCTTTTAATGTGCTCTCAAATATGTAGTATATCCTTTTAGAAAACGAGCTTCCTTTTACTCTGATACtagccgttaagcttttgtttgataTTTGTAGTCATGAACGTTGAATCTGAATATTTTATATGCATAAACATTGTAATTAGGGATGACAACGGGGCGGGTCGGAGACGGTTATTAcctccccaaacccaaacccgaattcCAAAACAATCTTCACTCCCCACCCCAAATTCAAACGGGGATGGAGAATTAAGACCTAAATCCGATCCAaacgggttcgggtatccccgccccgccatcatccatttagtaaaatcaatttttttaatagaaatatttatttttttcaaaattaaattacttcataaataataaaatgaaacaatttaaaaaaaatcatatatacattttaaatgttttaaataataaatttaaaacaaattaccaAAACTTTGGCTATGTATTTattattctaaattatcaaaaatatataataaaatatagaatGAAATAAACGGGGCAGGTTCGGGGACGgattcggggtgggtactagtgtccccattacccaaCCCGACTCCATATTTTGTAATCGGgaaaaacccaaacccgaactcaaacccagtcaaagcgggttttccccgtcaacttcggagCGAGTTTGGGTGGGTATCCGCAGGTATGGGTTTTGTTGTCATCCCTAATTGTAATATTAATAAGGTCTCGTATCgtcaaattgttttattttattactaaGATTAGTTTGACTTTCTATTTTAGAAAGTTGACTGGAAttggaattcaaatcaaaatatttaagGAAAAACTTGTAATTTaatgtttaaaataaatatttttctatcaaataattttttttttttaaatatgtttggaaTCGACCAAATTTTAATTTGTCTatctattattttaaataaaaaatgatgaaGCAAAATAGAAATTACTTGTAATTTTTTAGTTAAATTAAAGTACTAATTATCAAATATGAGGATATAATAATCAGAAATGATATTCTTAAACCAAGCCATACAACTACACTGTATGTACGGACGAATATTATTCATGTACAGACGTTTATTTTTAATACTTGGACGTGCATTAATCAACTTCAtcactgtattaaccaagtttttatactgcattaaccaaatttaatgactgctaaaaattatttttaatacttggatgtcgcattaaccaattttattactgcattaaccaagtttttacactgcattaatcaAGGTTGGTgactgttaaaaattattttaatagctagatgttgcattaaccaatactgcattaaccaagtttttacactgcattaaccaaatttggtgaCTACCGTAAAGTACTGTTCATGAATAGTAACGTGAACAATTTCACCCATACATGAATAGTAGTCGTCCGTACATAAACAATGTCGTCCATACATGAACAGTGTtgtccgtacatacggtgtaggtgtatgCTTTGGTGTAAGAATATCATTTCTGTACAAATATTGGGCGTCTAAAGaaagttattaaaataaaaattaggttTATGAATTTATTAAGACAAAATACTTTTTTTTGTCCcatatgttaacctcggggtttattttggtcccttaacttcaaaaagctTCATATTGgttccttaactcttcaaaatgagtcattttagtcttttttgtcatattagcgacggaaaaagtcaaaaatcaatcactaatgtaacacccttctaacccaaaCATATTTCACATGTATTTTTACGAaaagtaaaacaaataaaacacaagGGTGTCACATGTTCATGTAACTTCATGTAAAAATCGATCATGCGCCATAACACGGGGTTGCAAAACACTTAATTATAAATAGCATCTTTGGTACTAATTAAACAAACCATTTCAAACTTCGCAGAAGAATAAATTAATCTTAAAACTCCTTCATAAATTAACCAATACCGAGAAAGACAGTTCAAACATCAATAAAATCACCACACTTCATGCTTACAACTGCATGATTATAAAGGTAATACAAaatttttcaaaataacaaaagtaTTTAAAGTTCACACTCAATAAATCTCAACCCCGATGTTACATATCGGAGCAACACCCACTGGACTCAACAGAAACTAAATGAGCGCATTTTGAAGCTACCTCCTAAGCTTCATGCACTAAACTTGATCACCTGCAAGTTACCCACATTTTGAGGTAACATTTCCAAGCAGAAAAGGTAAGTAAATCATAATCCTTATAAAAAGCATAAGTAATAGATATAGTAG includes the following:
- the LOC131623756 gene encoding uncharacterized protein LOC131623756, which gives rise to MSERISIGNTEDKCLKRKMIEESEIELRKESKNIAPTSQADQEKGKMVEEVEPKQNKDLLTPKLDINTKPTSNLLENGERSSSSENVIGEILPKEVKEYPCQFCDKKFTNLQALGGHQNAHKSERNSKKTKQQRTEETIVSPRRFELTYSNPYPYSRPSRYQGSSNFHGNLQQPIGTPIGTHMNNTTPSRLGFPFGSYGGGMYMPNTPSPPPPFVLPRPKSPPAIPQFRMNNYLGGNQTPVIPILQRPNIVELDFFRQANQTHSSGEGAEGSSNARFPSINLPITRDFIGENQPLVESNVSSSSTVEEFDLNLKL